taagctctccattagaaattttctccttaaccggagcatatatatatatatatatatatatgtgtgtgtgtgtgtgtgtgtgtgtgtgtgtgtgtgtgtgtgtgtgtgtggatctcatcagatagatcgtcataactcaaatcgggaaaactcacagatacactggctttttgccaaatattacgcatgaatccatgaggatatgatataggaaatgccgaggcgtacggcccgatccaacataaaagtttaaattgtgcactgtcgaggatcgaacggcccgaaccatagatacatctattaaattgccgaggcgaacggcccgatcccataagagtaagaagccttgacgggtccttgaccacactcacgaataaacgtgtgagttgtaatttctttaacaaaaatttttcaatgaagtatatatatagcGAAAACATACCGTAAGAGGAGTAGAATTATttggtgactaatcatgaactcgtgaagtctctacaataacaagtctagtctcgagtagtaatgtaaaacagaggaatttaataggtgaGAGATTGCTCAAAtaatacagctatagcatgatgtgaacctaagcctacccggacaataacatgaatgtagctacatacgggctctcgtcacctcgcgcgtacattgtcccccccccccccacaacaatagcacacatcaatatacaatacctaggggtaatttccccctcacagagttagacaggagacttacctcactccgacgtTCCAAATTTGGCTCCAACACAGCCCTAACACCTCGAACCGGTGACCGCCGatacaaaactagtcaaataagatgcagcccaatcaaaatatactctaatactcataattaatcaatttataataatttccaactccgctcaaaaattCGATAAAATcaccatcgggcccacgtgcccggattccgaaaatttttgaagataaactttacccataacaccacgaacccaaatatataatttattccaaattccaagtccaatttcgtggtaaaaattcaaaaataccaatgtctaggtttttcttcaaaatcccaaatttttactaattttcatgaattttcaagcCTAAGttcgtatatttaactcacaagtgGTAGAAATCACTTACTTCATTATGGACAATGAAAATGGTACTCCAAAATCGTTCCAAGGTCGGCTCTCATagagaaaatgaaatgaaaatggccaaaattCTGTTTTATAaaaaactcactgcccagcggaTCTTCCCACCTGCGGTGctaggtccgcttctgcggaggcctTCAAGCCCAGGGAGGGCCGCTTCTTCGGACGTGAGcttgcttctgcggtcccgcttctgcggcaagCGTGTCGCTTCTGCGCCTAGTCCCGCACATGCACCTTtcctcctcgcacctgcgcattcgcgGGTGCATacgaaattccgcacctgcggtccctggCCAAACACTTCAGAGCTGCTTCTGCGACCAAACCctcgcacttgcgggctcgcacaggtgcggttacaccagaactgATGCAACCAGCAGCCCTTTTGAGTTTCCAACTCAATCCGCGCATCATCCGAACGGCATCGGGGccccccgaggccccgtccaaacataccatcaagtttgaaatcataaaacggacttgtttgagcctttaaatcacattaaacaacatcgaaatcatgaatcgcactccaattcaagcttaatgaactttaaaacttcaaacttctatattcgatgctgaaacctatcaaatcatgtctgattgacctcaaattttgcacacaagtcacattcgacattacggacctactccaacttccggaatcggaatccgaccccgatatcaaaaagtccactcccgaccaaacttcttaaaattatccaaattttcaactttcgcccaaatgaccccaaaatgacctacggacctccaaatccatttcCGGATGCGCTTCTAAGAccggaatcatcatacggagctattcctagactcggaatcccaaacaggcgtcgatatcattgaaatgcacttcaactcaaatttatgaaattcttccaaaatgccaacttccataataggcgtcgaatctcgggtcatccaaaacccgatccggacatgcgcctaaatccaaaatcatcatacgaacctgttggaaccttcaaatcccgattctgaggtcgtctactcaaaaatcacactttactcaattcctccaacttaaagcttccgaaattagaattttctttccaaatcaactccgaacttcccgaaattaaattccgaccacgcgtacaagtcataatacctgaattgAAATTGCTcgggtctcaaaccactgaataacacgctagagctcaaaacgaccggtcggatcgttacataaaGAATATTAATTGTTTGAGCTCTTTTTTCTTACTTTGGTAAAAATAAATATAgatagaaaaaatatttgaaagtactttgaatatttttatactaaaATTAGGACATAAAAATGATACTTTTCATTGGCTAACAACAATCTACTACCTATTCTAAGCcgtaaattttctttttcttaaaaaaGGAAAGGTTTTGTTTAGTTTTTTTCATGCTTATAGCATACCTTAGGCCTCATCACATAGAAGTTTAAACAAGAAATATTTAACATATACAATTTTAGTTGATTtggaactcctaaatattaggaaaataatgcacaaaatttAGTTGATTTAGAATTTCTAAATATTtgcaaaataataaaattactattttgtctaatgtgaaatctaatcttaaagggtaaaaaaggcaaacaacatttcgctaagagccttcgtgcttttaatatagtatagatttgTTCTTCTGAAGCTAATCGTCGTACAACTTATCAATTTATTAAGTAACATTATTTTATCATGATTAAGTAATTAATTTATGTAAAAATAATATCTTTTAATCATGGTTAAGTGATAAATATATATAGAAAATATTTGTTGGTTAGTGTAAATATCTTGTGTAAGTAGGGGTGTATATAAGGCGGGTTGATTCGGATTTTTTAactaccaaaccaaatcaattgtaTCGAGTTATTAAATCTGAagatcaaaccaaaccaataaaagtcgggtttttaaatctcgatttttctcgagtttttgggtttttttccataaagtcttcatagcacaaatcatagaatttgtgctccaaatatttttttaattttagtaagacagaactatataaggtgtttttcaataaaataacataaatatgagatgattcatggcattgtactaaaatattcaacaataaagataataaaatcgcataaaataaatattagtattaataagctataataaaaataaacataatttaAACTTACTaataagttgctaaaataagtacgactaataagtaatattatttacatgactaaacactaaaagaaaaataagttatgcattttatcaTGAtaagctaaaaaaaaaaaaaaaatagacatccaacactattttcattcatataTAATacaattgaatgtcttttatagcattagtattgatttgattttggtttagaatttatttgagttactaacatttatggactataaaacttattgaagcatccaaaaattataagtgcAAGCTTGAAatatacgttaaaagataaaactatgaaaaagcttaagaaatatttataaactacactacaataaatatttttatgtattatttaaaaattctatacatataatgtcgggttggtttggtttcggtttgactttttttagttaaaaccaaaccaaatcaaatatcGTCGggttttttttccaacaccaaaccaaactATAATCGggtttttttctcggtttgactcgtATTATCGGGTTGGTGCGGTTTGTCTGTTTCATTTGTACACCCATGTGTGTAAGTAATATCTTAAGGTATACTTTCCTTCTTGTATATCATTTTACTTTTTTCCGTTCTAGTTTTAGGTGTTACTTATTcaaatttgacctaattttcgGGTTTAACTATCATTAATTAATTTTGCCTAAAAGAAAGATAATTTACTTCATTCGATTTGTTGATCCCTAATCCTGCATATATTGTTTAACACTTTAACTATACACAAATAAAGTAGTATAAAGTGTTCTTCTTAATTTCTAAGTTGAAAACACATTAAAGAGTCAAACAAAGACTATGGAAAGTTCTCTTAACTTATTCTATTGATCTATTTCCATGGTCATAATAATTCCAAAAAGAATGCCCAACTAAAAAGGCTATTAGATACAAACTTTAAATCCAGATTTCGTTATACTCATCATTTAATTAACAAGTGTAGAATTATCAGCAAATTAGTGGGAACACTTTGAAATAAGTATATAAGACTTTGAGAAGATTGACAATGAGAGAGTATGATTGGATGTTGACTAACTCCTGCTTATAGAAAATGGAGAAGTTCACCAACTCAGTATTAATTAATTGAATTGGTATTAATCGGAcgcaattttttttttctggttTTAGATTTAAATAAAAAGGGAAGGGAAGAAACAGCTAAAGTTAGTGTTATGACAAAAAGATGAGTATCAATAatatcatgatttttaatatacttgGCCAAAGTAAACAGAACGAAAAATAAAATGAGTATAATTTAACTTGTTACAGTTTACATGTTCGTCACCTCCTCACCACTACGAAAAGGTGAGTCCCAATCTCTcagtctcttttttttttccttttcttttttcataattatttttatatataattttcttttCTGGTGGAGTGGGGCAGTTTGACATGGGATGCTAGCAAGGGATTGGAAGGATCGTGGAAATTTGCAATGACATGCATGcaaattttaatatttagaaATAAAACACTTTTTTGTTCTTTATCTTATATTATATGTCTCTATTGCTAGCTTAATCATTATCAAATACTAATAGAATCTTTCACTAATGCCAATTAGTTTCATTTTTTTTCAATCATTGGTATCCCTTCGAGCTCACACATTGTTAACTAATGTTGCATGTATCCCTTCAAGCTCACACATCACTTGTGTCCCCAACAGCAAAACTAATCTATAATGCCAGAATTTAAATCAAATAAATCAAAATAGAACGAAAATATATCCGGTATATTCTCACAAGTACAAGTGAGATCTGGGGAGGGTGGTATGTACACATATCTTATTTCTACCTTGCAAATGTAGAAAGACTGTTTTCAGTAGACCGTCGGCTCAACGAAAGTAAAATTACATCAGTTATGACAAAGAACTACGGAAAGAGAAACATTAACAACAGCCAGAAAAATAATATAACCGAAACAAAACAAATATCATGTAATGATAGTGATCTAAAAATCAAATAAACCAAGATATACAAGTAAATGAACTACTCCAAATTTACATGTAACAATGCTGCTATTTCACACCGAGAAATTATTACTCATACCTATCACAAATGTGTGGTACAAATATCAGTGTCATTAAGGAGCCCCAAATTAATCACAACAGAAATTCTAACTCCTAATTTTGGAGCCATTAGAAGGAACAAAACCTTCAAAAGTTAGTCAAACTCCTATATATGCTACATCACTAATATGATTGAAACCTTAGCTAATATTCCTAGCCAATATAGGTTATAACACTAATATCAGTACACATCACAAGAACCTTTGTACATTTCTTCATAACAAATTCCTACTAAAGTCCCAACCTCAAGTCCAATTCCAATCCTGAAATAGATGAATAAGAAGCtgaagaatcatcttgatcatcTCCTGAGATTGTAACAGGAGGAAAATTGAGATCCAAATTAGCAACATTATTTTCCTGCACCTTCGGATTGACAATGACAGCTCGCGTTAAGTCTGATTCTACGgctgatattgttgttgttgttgctgttgttattTCGTCCCCGAGTTTTTCCCCATGACACCTTTTGTGTCCTCCCAAAGCTTGTCCACTTGAAAAAACTCTCAAACATATACTACACTTATGTCCCAATACCATCAACCTCTTGTTATCATTGCTAATTGTATCTTCACTATCACTGCACATAATTCCTATATTGCCCTCTTCTAATTGCTGGCTACATTCCCCATAATTTCTTGTATTTGCAGAACAACCCTTGACATTCTTGTGAGTTGCCCTATGTCCCCCTAATGCCTGGTGTGAACCAAATACCTTCTTGCAACTTGTGCACTCAAATTTACAACAATTATTATTCTCTCCAGAAGAAAATGTCCCAGATTCAATTACACCCTTTTCTCCATCTATAACCATGTGATCAACGTCCCTAACAACGTTGTCATTTTCCAACAACACATTACAAGGAGTACGAGGCTGTCCATTAGACAATAGTAATAAGCAGTCGGCAATTTCATGATCCTCGTCAGTTAGTAAAAGGGAATAATTGGGGGATTGTTGGGGAAATGAAGAATGAATTGGTCGTTTTAAATTGGGAGGAGGGTTAATACCACGCCATTGGCGTTCAGGGTGACAACGCATGTGACCAAAAAGGGCTTTCCATGACCAAAATTTCTTGCCACATTCAGTACAAGGCCTAGTAATTTTGGGGGCATTAGGGTCTGGTGGTTTCTTGGCACATTTAGGCTTAGTAATAACACCCGAAGTACTAGGATTAGTACTACTGATTCTAAAGGAGTTATCATTGATTCTTAACAATTTGCTTCTTTTCTTTCTGGGATTTTGAGGTTTGTACCTGGCATTTGTCTCAAACATGGTGAATCTCCTTGATGCTTCTTCTTCATGGGTTTGATCATCGCCAATTACGTGACTCTGTAGAACAAGGGGGGGTTGAATAAAATCTGAAATAGTAGTGCAATAGGTGTTTTGGTTGTccatatttctttgattttcaaGAAAAGGAGAAGGACACTAGTAGTTTTACTTGTGTAAATGTTTACAGTTAAAAGATAAGAGAAGGGTTTAATTGGTGTTTGGGTGCTGTAAGAAAGAGGGGATAGAGGTAAAGAGCGGTTACGCTGGTGCTGTAAGAAACAGGGATAGAGGGAAACAGCAGTTACTCGGACTTGGGGAGTATGTTAAATGGGGCAGGTCATTATCTCTCACAATTACCACCCATATAACTCAACATGGGCGTATGctcacataaaaattactacaAATAAACATTATAGTAATAATTTATAGTATTTAGTGATAACATCTAAGTTACTATTATTTTCTCTAGTGTGGCTATGCTTAATTTGCGTATTATGTAGTGAAAATAATATgttgtactccctccgtttcaatttatgtgaactcatttgactaggtacggaatttaagaaaagagagaatgacttttgaacttgtggtgtaaaataaagcacatatattttgtgtgactataaatcattgtataaaggtaaattgtttccaaataaggaaagaggttaTTCTTTTTAATacggactaaaaaagaaataggttcacataaattgaaacgaatgaagtatataatttaaattaagttaaatattatttcaagGATCGTGCATATGTCATTAGCTACTATTTCTTTTTCAAACATCTTAACCAATTTTTCTTTTAGTATGTGAAATCATGGCATGATTATTGATTCAACCACTCTTAACTGGCTCAAACTTGATCCTGTTCCTATTTAACCGCCCTAAAAACCGACTCTACGGcactaattattattattataattataattataacaaGAACAAGAACATTCAAATTATCTCATATGTAGCACATCTCAAGCCAAACAGATCCACGTGAAAAGTGATTCGAGTATTCTCAAGCCAATTGATACATCAGGCTATATGTAGCATCAACCAAGAGCTTTCTCCTCAAACTTGCTCATTAGGCGAAACAACAGCGCATTCAATTGAACAGAAAGTAACAGCCCAACAAGTTGATCTGAACCAAACTCGAAAACGCTGGTACACTTGTGAAATTCTCACCCAAACTCCTTTATCATCCCCCAAAACCCCACCCCTCAAAAAAAAAGACATTACATTTTCCTTAAAGGGGAAAAAAAGATTTTACAAGGATGTTAGTGGTATTTTTGATGCAGTAACGTGTTATCAGAAAATCGAGTCACTTTGCTATCAACTCCAAAAATGGCCAGCAGTTCTCTGTGTCTTTCGCTTGTAACATAGATCTCACCCAAAAAATAAAGGTCTGTGTATATATGGCCTGGTAAAGAAAATCCTCTCTGTTGTTACTGTTAAAGTGTGTCGTTAGTCCAATACATGTAGCACATGTTCATCTCTCATTTGGAGCCTCTACCGCATCCTGTGAgacacaaataatagaaatagtcACAGGATAAATCGGAAGACGCACGTCAAAAATGGTAATCCAATTGAGGGATATTGGACCAAGTACAATGTATAGAGATATGTTTACCTCAACTTCCTGCAAGAGTAGTTCAAGTTCAACTTGTATTTCAGAGAAGCTGGGTCTATCACTCGGAATGGCCTCCCAACACCTCTGCATCAAGTCTAGCAGCCTCGGGTGTGCATTCTCTGGAAGCTCTGGTCGGAGGCCCTAGGAGACAACATAATAGTGTCAGACTCAGAGACGAGTTAGAATGAAATGTAACAGATGGCACGGGAAAAGTATCATCTGACTTTGCTAGTGTTCCTTCTTTCCTAAAGTCAGTATCCTTAATTAATATCATAATGGCTATACGAGCAATCATGCACATAATATAGATATTGCATGCATCGGTATTTGGCCCATGAATGTTATCTAAATTCCAACTATGCACATCCACTCGAGATCCAAGGACGTAGGACTGTTTAAAGGACTTGGAACTTTACACCTGCAGGAAAAATCTAGCTATGCACACTATCATTTAGATAAAAGGAATCTCACTTGTTCTTAGGGGTTCATAAAACATTGTTAGCATGTAATGAGGCTAACATTAACCAACTATACAGCACTACACAAAACTTCATATCTGTTTTAAGTTTTACAGCACAAATATGCAAGGAGCCCTTCCACTCCCGAAATGCGAAGCCCTCAAACGCCTAAAATAACAGACTAGCTTGCTTAACGGGAAAATATAATTCACAACATGCTCCACGTGCTAAAAGCAAATTGCAATACAGACCTGTCTCACTCCTAGAGCAGCTTGTAGTGGGGTCATGGTGTCATATGGAACCTGTAGCATCAAAAAGTACATGAATCAAAGGAGGCACAACCTTAGCTTCTGATGGCCATCATGTGACTTCTTTCATGAGTAGTCAAATACCTTTGCTGTTACAAGCTCCCAAAGAACAATAGCAAAACTAAACACATCTGCTTTCTGATCGTATGGCTGATGATTGATGAcctaaaaggaaaagaaaagtttAATAGACCAAGCATGCAGTAGCAGACAAGATACTTATGGATGTggtaatatacttcatatatgTTAGACACCACAAACTCAGCCCTTGGTCTTAATTATCTATCATCAAACAGGGTGGAGAGAGACAAATAAAGCACATAGGCTCCTCCATCATAGAGAAGCATGGAACCACGAGCGAGATCTTGTGCAGGACTATGGAATAATGCCTCATCTTAGGAAAGCCATATTATTACAAAACTCTGAATAATCAATCCTAGAAACTTCATGGCTATAAGCAATTTCAGAAAATTACAGCTTAAAACTAGAAGAGCCCAACTGATAACGGCTGCATGTAAAGGAGTATTAGTACCAATGAGCAGACTTCCCAAGTGTCTCGAGCACCCTTGTACAACCATGTCATTTTTCTTTTAATTGTTGTACAACTATGTTATGTTATGCAACAaacaaaaacaaataggaaagtgAAGTTAATTAATACTGTCATAAAAGCATTAGAATCCGATATACAAGTAAAGATTTAATGAGAttcagaaggaaaaaaaaagaaggatcTTTGGAGCATTTAAAACTATGCACTAAAAAGGACGAGAAGCTCAAATGGTTATCCGAACTGGGggttaaaaatattatcaaaatCAGCATATACGAATCATTCTTTTTCCACTCAAGCAGCTGCAAAGAGAACTTCCAGCAGCACAACAAGTTAGGCAAGTCTTTCTATTTGACTGCCGAAATCAAGTGGGCTCCATTCACAACAAAATCACTTGTATGTTTAACTGGCTTATCAGGGTACAGACGCATATCTGATATTCCGTACTGAATCAAATAATTCACAAATTTAGCAGAGAAAATAGCCGGACCTCAGGGGCCATCCATCTATACGTTCCAGTCTCAGCTGTCATGACACCCCCCTTATTTTGGAAACGAGCAACACCAAAATCTGCCACTTTAACAACCTTATCACAGATTACAAAGTCAATCAAAATAGGTGTGGTGTAGATAATGCAAAACGTAAGCAAATAAAATAGGTAGGCATTCAAATCATGAGCAATTAAAAAGGAGAAACAAATTGATGGAAGAATTAATTCTCGGTAAACATGACAGGTGTGAAgatccataaaaattcaaaagctTGCGTTTTTACAGTGAGAATCCTGCTCTTTCCTCAATAGTAACAGTATGAATTCATTATGAAAAAATCTCAAATAATAGGACATTCCTTTTCAATCCTTTATAATACAGCCAATCCCATTAAAACATAGTACCAGTTGAAGCGAACCTCCAGTCCAATAGAGTAAGCACTGAACATAGCAGTTCTTTGAAAAGTAGAAACTGAAGAATTAGATCGATGTATAATCTTTAATTGAATAATTTTAGAAAACAATGGAATTTCCATATTAATCGAgtatttcttctttttaatatttggaaaatatttttggcgattcgaattttttaatattatttgtttTATTAGGACTAATGTCTATTTCTGGAGTTACTTTTTGATGTTGAAGAATTAACGAAAAACGTTGATTTATGACCAAAGGAAAGTGGACTCGGTGCTCATGAAGTCATGTTGTAGCACGATTAAGGATGAAATTACTTCATTGTTTGCACAACTTACATTGTTCGCATCCATAAGTAAATTTGCTGTCTTCAGATCCCTGTgaataatattattttgatgcaAGTACCCCATTCCTTTGCAGACATCAATTGCAAAGCTTAGCAATTGTGAGAGTTGTAATATGACATGGTTTTTATGCAAGTAGTCGTACAAGCTCCCACCAGACATGTATTCTACAAAAAAGATCAGCATTAACACAAGAATAAGTCaataaatattattttcatcAGCTGACTTAAGTCCCACATATACCTTTGAAAAAAAGTCATCCACGGTATATGAATATTTCAAAAGGAGAGCGTTATGAGCACAACCTTGCATTGATATGAAAAAAACTGTGAAAACATATACATGCAACGGACCACGTTTCGCATTTTTTTCAAAAGCATTCAACAGCTATCAATCCATCATCAATTAACCATGCTAGTCAGGGTTGGCAATATGAATCCTCTATATATTACACTCTATTTGGGAAAACCTCAATTCAATACTGGTGAGTAATTTGTCCTTTAAGCAAAATTAGGAGTTCTCTAAAACTAAATTTCCTCTAAATCACACGTATCCCAATCCGAACGCCATGTAAGTATAACAACAATAACTAGATGGtacaattaaatttaaaaaataaagtacAGAAAAAATTGCAGCAATGAATGACCAAACACACTCTTCAGTTTACTGCCATGCAGCTGAGAATGTACAACTTCGATAAGGACAGCCAGAAGGCCATGGCATGAATTTACCCATGAACTGATTATAATCATAGTCTCGAATAGACCACACAACTGTTTGCCCAGCACTAATCATACCTGTAACTATGCACAGATGAGGTGACTCTGTGCATGCACCAATGAAACGAACAACATTTTTGTGCTGAACTTGCCTGTATGCAATAAGATTAAATCGTAAGATCGTGAAGGAGTATCTGAGAGGTGGTAACACTAATATAGTCATATGCACACAAAATATTACAACACACGAAATATTAATAATCATAACACATCTCTTTATAAAGCCCGATTTGCATCGTTATGCTTTGTATCATAAAATTGTGTTAGTACCAGTATCACCAAGTAACAAATGCAACTAGCATTTGAAGAATATAATATACAGAAATACACATAAGGAGGATCATGTATCCATCATATATATGTTTGGAACTTTTTTCTTGATTTACACGCCAAGG
This region of Nicotiana tomentosiformis chromosome 4, ASM39032v3, whole genome shotgun sequence genomic DNA includes:
- the LOC104121656 gene encoding zinc finger protein ZAT3-like, which translates into the protein MDNQNTYCTTISDFIQPPLVLQSHVIGDDQTHEEEASRRFTMFETNARYKPQNPRKKRSKLLRINDNSFRISSTNPSTSGVITKPKCAKKPPDPNAPKITRPCTECGKKFWSWKALFGHMRCHPERQWRGINPPPNLKRPIHSSFPQQSPNYSLLLTDEDHEIADCLLLLSNGQPRTPCNVLLENDNVVRDVDHMVIDGEKGVIESGTFSSGENNNCCKFECTSCKKVFGSHQALGGHRATHKNVKGCSANTRNYGECSQQLEEGNIGIMCSDSEDTISNDNKRLMVLGHKCSICLRVFSSGQALGGHKRCHGEKLGDEITTATTTTISAVESDLTRAVIVNPKVQENNVANLDLNFPPVTISGDDQDDSSASYSSISGLELDLRLGL